One window of the Candidatus Omnitrophota bacterium genome contains the following:
- the ybeY gene encoding rRNA maturation RNase YbeY translates to MQITIRNLQSKVRVNIKDLKEIVARALKIEGKDQAEVSILLVDNATIKDLNRRYKGLNRATDVLAFSQQEGESGFLKINSNLLGDVVVSINKALTQSRKYKQSFKKELYLYIIHGCLHLLGYDDINPLSRKRMEKKQKEILRKIELEGLCG, encoded by the coding sequence ATGCAAATAACCATAAGGAACCTACAGAGCAAGGTTCGGGTAAACATTAAAGACCTTAAGGAAATAGTAGCCCGGGCCTTAAAGATTGAGGGGAAAGACCAGGCCGAGGTCAGTATTTTACTGGTTGATAATGCCACGATAAAGGACCTGAACCGAAGATACAAGGGTTTGAACCGGGCTACCGATGTTCTGGCGTTCAGCCAGCAGGAAGGCGAAAGCGGGTTTTTAAAAATCAACTCCAACCTGCTCGGCGATGTAGTTGTTTCGATTAATAAGGCCCTGACCCAATCGCGTAAGTATAAACAGTCATTTAAAAAAGAACTTTATTTGTATATAATTCACGGTTGCCTTCATTTATTAGGTTATGACGATATTAATCCTCTATCCAGAAAACGAATGGAGAAAAAGCAGAAGGAGATTCTTAGAAA